One window of the Eucalyptus grandis isolate ANBG69807.140 chromosome 8, ASM1654582v1, whole genome shotgun sequence genome contains the following:
- the LOC104430961 gene encoding probable aspartic proteinase GIP2 produces MKHNLDYYIDVRSICINGEPASFLRRMLEFDSLGHGGVKLSTVVPYTTLRSHVYRPFLALFARLTRGIPRAKKVKPFDLCLNTSALGSTRVGLPVPWIDLVLGNGKNWTIVGANSMKQVSNDVACLAFVNGGERAEQAVVIGSYQMENNFLSFDLVGQKLGFSSSLLFRQTTCSNFNFTSSS; encoded by the coding sequence ATGAAGCACAATCTCGACTACTACATCGACGTCCGATCCATCTGCATCAACGGTGAGCCGGCTTCGTTCTTGCGGCGCATGCTCGAGTTCGACTCTCTCGGCCACGGCGGGGTCAAGCTGAGCACGGTGGTTCCATACACGACGCTCCGGAGCCACGTGTACCGGCCTTTCCTCGCGCTCTTCGCACGGTTGACGAGAGGGATCCCGCGTGCGAAGAAGGTGAAACCTTTCGATCTGTGCCTCAACACGAGCGCGCTAGGGTCGACGAGGGTTGGGTTGCCAGTGCCCTGGATCGATCTTGTGCTCGGGAACGGGAAAAACTGGACGATCGTCGGGGCGAACTCGATGAAGCAAGTGAGCAACGACGTGGCATGCCTCGCGTTCGTCAACGGCGGGGAGAGGGCGGAACAAGCGGTGGTGATCGGATCGTATCAGATGGAGAACAACTTCTTGTCGTTTGATCTGGTTGGTCAAAAGCTAGGGTTTAGCTCGTCGCTGCTGTTCCGTCAGACCACGTGCTCTAACTTCAATTTCACGTCTTCGAGTTAA
- the LOC104416557 gene encoding chitinase CLP: MMLLPPPPPPPLTIILILLLAISTIASSAQPYHALVSPITKDSSTSLYSITLGPKDGGYVIDLSSPFSWRRCDPHDTILPCGSQQCVAAGRYQPHPKSCPHQSRVQIGGKNDSRSGHQFCLCAVTESNPVTKSCASSELAVHNVVIPSTDGHVPKANITVNGVPFACAPESLFHALPSGSSGMASLSPSSLSLPSLFKKAIGATAVNKQFAICLPSSSSSPGVSFFGNGPFYLLPPPGIDVTQLLAFTPLLKNR; the protein is encoded by the coding sequence ATGatgcttcttcctcctcctcctcctcctcctctcaccATCATCCTCATACTGCTACTCGCTATCAGCACTATTGCCTCTTCAGCCCAACCCTACCATGCCCTAGTTTCGCCCATCACCAAAGACTCGTCCACTTCTCTCTACTCCATCACCCTCGGTCCGAAGGACGGCGGCTATGTCATCGACCTCTCGTCCCCGTTTTCATGGCGTCGCTGCGACCCACATGATACCATCCTTCCCTGTGGCTCCCAGCAATGCGTCGCCGCGGGACGCTACCAGCCCCATCCCAAGTCTTGTCCTCATCAAAGTAGGGTCCAAATCGGTGGTAAGAATGACTCGAGGTCCGGTCATCAATTTTGCTTGTGTGCAGTGACAGAATCGAACCCCGTCACCAAGTCATGTGCGTCGTCGGAGCTGGCGGTCCACAACGTAGTGATTCCTTCGACGGATGGCCACGTCCCGAAAGCAAATATTACCGTGAATGGCGTCCCGTTCGCCTGCGCTCCAGAATCGCTGTTTCATGCTCTCCCGTCTGGATCTTCAGGAATGGCAAGCCTCTCACCCAGTTCCTTGTCTCTCCCCTCACTGTTCAAGAAGGCTATCGGAGCCACGGCGGTCAACAAGCAGTTCGCAATTTGCTTGCCGAGCAGTTCTTCATCCCCTGGAGTGAGCTTCTTCGGAAATGGGCCGTTTTACTTGCTTCCACCACCAGGTATCGATGTCACACAGCTCCTCGCGTTCACTCCATTGCTTAAGAACCGGTGA
- the LOC104416561 gene encoding probable aspartic proteinase GIP1, whose amino-acid sequence MPLHVLVLFLFLVTTISLTPPPTLSLSTSPPPPPRRSLPLVAPIRKDNTTLRYTLSVYLKTPPQRLDLLLHLGGRFFWVDCYRNYYSSSTYRHIHCNSSVCYPFDAVGCGYCSGPPPSPTCSNDSCLYSPENPLILKVGLEDALVDALGLPSTDGSSAGRVEVVPNFLFSCARPDLLAEFPNGTSGLAALGFSNASLPVQVAKARSLPRCFALCLSGSRSAAGVTFVGTVGPYNFLPGIDLSKNLSYTPILLNPHGDTFVVYAPKPAAEYYVNVTAIKVNGKAVPLNATLLAIDQKSGHGGTLISTLVPYTTVQTSIYGAVARAFAREASTAFNLTATQPVKPFGLCYSARHMNVTRAGPAVPAIDLVMHGQDAVWRLFGANSMVRIQRNGTDAWCLGLVDGGAEFRAAILIGGHQMEDNLLQFDLGKMRLGFSSSVLVPGTTCANFNFTTGNHA is encoded by the coding sequence ATGCCACTCCACGTCCTCgtcctcttccttttcctcgTCACCACCATCTCTCTCACTCCTCCTCCAACGCTCTCACTCTCaacctcgccgccgccgccgccacggcGGTCCTTGCCCTTAGTCGCACCGATCCGGAAGGACAACACGACCCTCCGATACACCCTCTCCGTTTACCTCAAGACCCCTCCCCAGCGCCTcgacctcctcctccacctcggCGGCCGCTTCTTCTGGGTCGACTGCTACAGAAACTACTACTCCTCCTCCACCTACCGCCACATCCACTGCAACTCCTCCGTCTGCTACCCCTTCGACGCCGTCGGCTGCGGCTACTGCTCCGGCCCCCCGCCCAGCCCCACCTGCTCCAACGACAGCTGCCTGTACTCACCGGAGAACCCCCTCATCCTGAAGGTCGGCCTTGAGGACGCCCTCGTTGACGCCCTCGGCCTCCCTTCCACGGACGGGTCGAGCGCGGGGCGGGTGGAGGTCGTGCCCAACTTCCTCTTCTCCTGCGCCAGGCCCGACCTGCTCGCCGAATTCCCAAATGGGACCTCCGGCCTCGCCGCCCTCGGGTTCTCCAACGCCTCTCTTCCCGTGCAGGTCGCTAAGGCCCGGTCCCTGCCACGGTGCTTCGCGTTGTGCCTGTCCGGGTCGCGGTCAGCGGCGGGCGTCACGTTTGTGGGCACGGTTGGGCCCTACAACTTCCTCCCCGGGATAGACCTCTCCAAGAATCTCTCTTATACGCCGATCCTCCTGAACCCACACGGAGACACCTTTGTCGTATACGCGCCGAAACCGGCGGCTGAGTACTACGTCAACGTGACGGCTATCAAGGTCAACGGGAAGGCCGTACCGCTGAACGCCACTCTGCTGGCGATCGACCAGAAGAGCGGTCACGGCGGGACCCTGATCAGCACCCTCGTGCCTTACACCACGGTCCAGACCTCCATCTACGGGGCGGTCGCCAGGGCGTTTGCGCGGGAGGCCTCCACCGCATTCAACCTCACTGCGACACAGCCGGTGAAGCCGTTCGGCTTGTGTTACTCCGCCAGACACATGAATGTCACCCGCGCAGGCCCAGCCGTGCCGGCGATCGACCTGGTGATGCATGGCCAGGACGCGGTCTGGAGGCTGTTCGGGGCGAATTCGATGGTGAGGATCCAGAGGAACGGGACGGACGCGTGGTGCCTGGGGCTCGTGGACGGCGGGGCCGAGTTCCGGGCGGCGATCTTGATCGGAGGGCACCAGATGGAGGACAACCTGCTGCAGTTCGACCTCGGGAAGATGAGGCTGGGGTTCAGCTCCTCGGTGCTGGTGCCGGGTACCACCTGTGCTAATTTCAACTTTACGACCGGCAATCATGCGTGA
- the LOC104416558 gene encoding probable aspartic proteinase GIP1 has translation MPIHIIFLAAAIITLAPRPVLSLSASPPPPPPPSLPLLAPIQKDHTTLRYTLSVYLKTPPQRLDLLLHLGGRFSWVDCYSGNYSSATYRHIPCNFSVCVPLDSLACGYCYDRPPGPTCSNDTCEYFPENPLTRKVGLEDALLDALGLPSTDGSSAGRVDVVPDFLFSCAKPDLLAEFPKGTSGLAALGFSNVSLPVQVAEARSLLRCFALCLSGSRSAAGVTFGDTVITYAREPAAEYYVGVTAVRVNGKVVPLNATLLAIDEESGRGGTLISTVLPYTALQTSIFRAVTQAFAREASAAFNLTTIQPVKPFSLCYSARDVGVTRAGPAVPAIDLVMQSEDVFWRVFGANSMVRIQRKGTDAWCLGLVDGGAEARAAIVIGGHQVEDNLLQFDLGSMRLGFSSSVLVRGTTCADFNFTTDNHT, from the exons ATGCCAATCCACATCATCTTCCTCGCCGCCGCCATCATCACTCTTGCCCCTCGTCCAGTGCTCTCACTCTcagcctccccgccgccgccgccgccgccgtccttGCCCTTACTCGCGCCGATCCAGAAGGACCACACGACCCTCCGGTACACCCTCTCCGTTTACCTCAAGACCCCTCCCCAGCGCCTCGACCTGCTCCTCCACCTCGGCGGCCGCTTCTCCTGGGTCGACTGCTACTCCGGCAACTACTCCTCCGCCACCTACCGCCACATCCCCTGCAACTTCTCCGTCTGCGTCCCCCTCGACTCCCTCGCCTGCGGCTACTGCTACGACCGCCCGCCCGGCCCCACCTGTTCCAACGACACCTGCGAGTACTTCCCCGAGAACCCCCTCACCCGGAAGGTCGGCCTTGAGGACGCCCTCCTCGACGCCCTCGGCCTCCCTTCCACCGACGGGTCGAGCGCGGGGCGGGTGGACGTCGTGCCCGACTTCCTCTTCTCCTGCGCCAAGCCCGACCTACTCGCCGAATTCCCTAAGGGGACCTCCGGCCTCGCCGCCCTCGGTTTCTCCAACGTCTCTCTTCCCGTGCAGGTCGCTGAGGCCCGGTCCCTGCTGCGGTGCTTCGCGTTGTGCCTGTCCGGGTCGCGGTCGGCGGCGGGCGTGACCTTC GGAGACACCGTGATCACATACGCGCGGGAACCGGCGGCGGAGTACTACGTTGGCGTGACGGCTGTCAGGGTCAACGGGAAGGTCGTGCCACTGAACGCCACTCTGCTGGCGATCGACGAGGAGAGCGGTCGCGGCGGGACCTTGATCAGCACCGTCCTGCCTTACACCGCGCTCCAGACCTCCATCTTCAGGGCAGTCACCCAGGCGTTTGCGCGGGAGGCCTCCGCCGCGTTCAACCTCACCACGATACAGCCGGTGAAGCCGTTCAGCTTGTGTTACTCCGCCAGAGATGTGGGCGTCACCCGCGCGGGCCCAGCCGTGCCGGCGATCGACCTGGTGATGCAGAGCGAGGACGTGTTCTGGAGGGTGTTCGGGGCGAATTCGATGGTGAGGATCCAGAGGAAGGGGACGGACGCGTGGTGCCTGGGGCTTGTGGACGGCGGGGCCGAGGCGCGGGCCGCGATCGTGATCGGAGGGCACCAGGTGGAGGACAACCTGCTGCAGTTCGACCTCGGGTCGATGAGGTTGGGTTTCAGCTCCTCGGTGCTGGTCCGGGGGACTACTTGTGCCGATTTCAACTTCACGACCGACAATCATACGTGA